A region from the Thermodesulforhabdaceae bacterium genome encodes:
- the mnmG gene encoding tRNA uridine-5-carboxymethylaminomethyl(34) synthesis enzyme MnmG, with product MKYSYSKEGDKKEMERQKELSTERQQSHYKYDVIVVGAGHAGCEAALAAARMGCRTLILSIYLDTTAHMPCSPSIGGIAKGHLVKEIDALGGLMARVADQTAIQFRILNTRKGPAVRGTRTQNDKVRYRTLMKHVIEKTEGIDLKQALVEELVVEDGAIKGVIDQIGVFYEAPAVVLATGTFLHGLIHIGRRQIPAGRAGEFPSNRLADQLQALGFALGRMKTGTPARIHRRSIDFSKFERQVGDENPKPFSLFTDRIVLPQVECYIGRTTKETHRIVREHIHLSPLYNGTIKGVSARYCPSLEDKVMKFSHKDFHQIILEPEGLDTEEIYASGTGNSLPYEIQMKIIHSIPGLEEAEVMRHAYAIEYDFVQPTQLFLTLETKLVRGLFFAGQINGTSGYEEAAAQGLWAGINAALKVQGRPPFILDRSEAYMAVLVDDLVTRGTNEPYRMFTSRAEYRLLLREDNADLRLLEKGYQLGLHDLNTYKELLERREEIKQEVSRLKTTIVVPSKELAAFLEERQSAPIQEPTSLDKLLKRPELTYEDICKISPPPKELSERVREQVEISCKYEGYIRRQEAEVKKFKNLESILIPENFSYKGIPGLSNELIEKLTAIRPRSLGQASRIPGMTPAALSILMIYIRKQSAPSGKESLPEEEENSIAAV from the coding sequence TTGAAATATTCTTACAGTAAGGAAGGTGACAAGAAGGAAATGGAGCGACAAAAGGAGTTGTCAACCGAAAGACAGCAATCTCATTATAAGTATGATGTTATTGTAGTTGGAGCTGGACACGCTGGCTGTGAAGCAGCTCTAGCGGCTGCTCGTATGGGTTGTCGCACACTAATTCTTTCTATTTATCTCGACACCACTGCTCACATGCCCTGTTCGCCATCCATTGGAGGTATTGCAAAAGGTCATCTCGTAAAAGAGATAGATGCGCTTGGTGGTTTAATGGCAAGAGTGGCAGATCAGACGGCCATACAGTTTCGGATTCTAAACACCAGAAAAGGTCCTGCTGTGCGAGGCACACGCACTCAAAACGACAAAGTGCGATATCGAACTCTCATGAAACACGTTATCGAAAAAACCGAAGGAATTGACCTCAAACAGGCGCTTGTTGAAGAACTGGTGGTTGAAGATGGAGCAATTAAGGGAGTTATTGATCAGATTGGGGTCTTTTACGAAGCTCCAGCTGTTGTGCTGGCTACCGGGACGTTTCTTCACGGGTTGATTCACATTGGAAGGCGACAAATACCCGCTGGGCGAGCGGGTGAGTTTCCATCAAACCGCCTCGCCGATCAGCTTCAGGCTCTGGGGTTTGCTCTGGGACGGATGAAAACAGGGACTCCAGCAAGAATACATCGCCGAAGCATTGACTTTTCCAAGTTCGAACGGCAGGTCGGGGACGAAAATCCAAAGCCTTTCTCGCTCTTTACCGATCGCATTGTGCTTCCACAGGTTGAATGCTACATAGGTCGAACAACTAAAGAAACCCACCGCATTGTCAGAGAACACATACATCTTTCACCGCTTTATAATGGAACGATAAAAGGAGTTTCAGCCAGATACTGCCCTTCGCTCGAGGACAAGGTCATGAAGTTTTCTCACAAGGATTTTCATCAGATAATTCTGGAACCTGAAGGGCTCGACACGGAAGAAATCTACGCAAGCGGGACCGGAAATTCCCTTCCCTATGAAATTCAGATGAAAATCATCCATTCAATTCCAGGACTTGAGGAAGCCGAAGTTATGAGACATGCTTACGCTATTGAATACGACTTCGTTCAACCCACTCAACTCTTCCTGACTCTAGAGACGAAGCTTGTGAGAGGTTTATTCTTTGCGGGGCAGATTAACGGGACATCAGGCTACGAAGAAGCGGCTGCTCAGGGATTGTGGGCAGGAATAAATGCGGCGCTTAAAGTGCAGGGACGGCCGCCTTTTATTCTGGATCGGTCAGAAGCTTACATGGCTGTTCTTGTAGATGATCTGGTCACAAGAGGAACCAATGAACCCTACAGGATGTTCACATCGAGAGCCGAATATCGTCTGCTTCTTCGAGAAGACAATGCCGACTTGAGACTTCTTGAAAAAGGCTATCAGCTAGGGCTACACGACCTGAACACATACAAGGAACTTCTAGAAAGAAGGGAGGAGATAAAACAAGAAGTTTCCAGGTTAAAAACCACGATAGTAGTTCCATCAAAGGAGCTGGCGGCTTTCCTTGAGGAAAGGCAATCGGCGCCGATTCAGGAACCGACAAGCCTTGATAAACTTCTGAAACGCCCTGAGCTTACTTATGAAGATATTTGCAAAATCTCTCCCCCACCAAAGGAGCTCTCTGAAAGAGTCAGGGAGCAAGTTGAAATTTCCTGTAAATATGAAGGCTACATAAGGAGGCAGGAAGCCGAAGTTAAGAAATTCAAAAACCTGGAAAGCATTCTCATTCCAGAAAATTTCTCCTATAAAGGCATTCCCGGACTTTCGAATGAACTTATAGAAAAACTTACCGCCATTCGACCTCGCTCTCTTGGGCAGGCATCAAGAATCCCCGGCATGACCCCGGCAGCTCTGTCCATTTTAATGATTTACATCCGCAAACAGTCTGCTCCTTCTGGCAAAGAATCCCTACCTGAGGAAGAAGAAAATTCCATAGCCGCCGTTTGA
- a CDS encoding reprolysin-like metallopeptidase: protein MKFILRTLLITVIVLLTVIPYGHGENNLPVLLYSVSGHAQFPKGTLADPTPIPKNEYAIVDINQLKSLKPSDKVLVNIGNVNTIMDTKSIQKRSDGITWLGIPENYSSWDYLLLTTSGDYVFGTLQAGLRIIKITPSQATGLVELNELNHALEMPIGDDVKIPSFPLNESSPYEKDSQNILDKIPVIKPPKTEDSSSSTTVDVMVYYTPGVVAYYGSEGATQAAIQHFVDLTNQAYANSQIPLQIRLVYKHQISYTDDGDPCQILDELTNASGIFSEMPSLRSRYGADLVVLLRRFNNSTNNACGCGWLLPSMTQKDWMANHAAFSVIQVGNSADGSPYYCSDFAFSHELGHNLGCQHDRAHARSQGIFSYSYGYINPSNIWGTIMAYHSSRIPFFSNPRVTYRGEPVGVDRSSPNSADNALTITQTKDFVASYMSTSGGGIDGTLINISTRGYVGTGDNVMIAGFCIADQPLTVIIRALGPSLNAMGVSGTLADPMFEIRLPSGTLLYQTDDWVNDPTASTLLQLRIQPPNPKEAAVVVTAYPGCYTVIVKETGGRTGVALVEIYDISPFLR from the coding sequence ATGAAGTTCATTCTTAGAACCTTATTGATCACTGTTATCGTATTGTTAACTGTCATACCTTACGGTCATGGTGAAAATAATCTACCCGTCTTGCTTTACTCCGTTTCCGGTCACGCTCAATTCCCCAAAGGAACTTTGGCGGATCCTACCCCAATTCCCAAAAATGAATACGCTATTGTGGATATTAACCAACTAAAGTCTTTAAAACCAAGTGATAAAGTCCTAGTAAATATAGGCAATGTCAACACAATAATGGATACAAAAAGTATCCAGAAAAGATCTGACGGCATAACTTGGTTGGGAATCCCAGAGAATTATTCTTCCTGGGACTATCTTCTTTTAACAACATCTGGAGACTATGTTTTTGGAACACTCCAAGCTGGATTGAGAATAATTAAAATTACACCATCGCAAGCTACAGGGCTCGTGGAATTAAATGAACTTAATCATGCCCTTGAGATGCCAATTGGAGACGACGTTAAAATTCCCTCTTTTCCTCTCAATGAATCCTCTCCTTACGAAAAGGACTCGCAAAATATTTTAGACAAAATCCCCGTAATAAAGCCTCCCAAGACCGAAGATTCTTCAAGTTCCACAACCGTGGATGTAATGGTTTACTATACTCCCGGCGTTGTAGCTTATTACGGTTCTGAAGGGGCCACTCAAGCAGCTATTCAACATTTTGTAGATCTGACAAATCAGGCTTACGCAAATAGTCAGATTCCTCTCCAAATTCGATTAGTTTATAAACATCAGATTTCATACACTGACGATGGAGATCCATGTCAGATTCTTGACGAGCTGACCAATGCCAGCGGGATTTTCTCAGAGATGCCTTCATTGAGATCTAGATATGGAGCAGACCTTGTAGTTCTTCTTAGAAGATTTAACAACTCCACGAATAATGCTTGCGGATGTGGATGGTTATTACCATCAATGACCCAAAAAGATTGGATGGCTAACCATGCAGCATTTTCGGTAATTCAAGTTGGTAATTCGGCTGATGGAAGTCCTTATTACTGCTCCGATTTTGCCTTTTCTCATGAATTAGGTCACAACCTTGGCTGCCAGCATGATCGAGCACATGCAAGAAGCCAAGGAATTTTTTCTTACTCTTACGGATACATCAACCCTTCGAACATCTGGGGAACAATTATGGCTTACCACTCATCAAGAATCCCTTTTTTTTCAAACCCTCGAGTTACTTATCGAGGGGAACCTGTTGGTGTAGATCGTAGTAGCCCAAACTCGGCTGACAACGCCCTAACAATAACCCAGACAAAAGATTTCGTAGCTTCGTATATGTCAACCAGTGGTGGTGGAATAGATGGAACATTAATAAACATCTCCACCCGAGGCTACGTAGGAACCGGGGATAATGTTATGATTGCTGGTTTTTGTATAGCAGACCAGCCTCTTACCGTAATAATAAGGGCTTTAGGACCAAGTTTAAATGCCATGGGTGTTTCTGGAACTCTAGCAGATCCAATGTTTGAAATTCGTTTGCCAAGCGGAACTCTTCTTTATCAAACTGACGATTGGGTAAACGACCCAACCGCTTCTACTTTATTACAACTAAGAATTCAACCACCCAACCCAAAAGAAGCAGCAGTTGTCGTTACGGCATATCCTGGATGTTATACGGTTATAGTAAAAGAAACAGGGGGAAGAACTGGAGTCGCTCTTGTTGAAATTTACGATATTAGCCCATTTTTGAGATGA
- the cmr6 gene encoding type III-B CRISPR module RAMP protein Cmr6: MRDSKGKKEKPKELDFRPLPSVVNEVVEKSLSNENPFNFGLYFNKWLKAVKSTATGHIKYQFQTKPETVLSSGGGHHQADESVGYYRKIKPFLFEILKRKIEERDGICEAFKRIGYECYRYRAKLLSPLIVGLGNSNPTERGFTFHWTMGIPYIPAEGVKGVLRLAYLVNKATEDENFFSHWADEDATYWESLKDLFGAGVESSQGTGAKKGKVIFMDALPADVPELGIEITNCHYREYYGGERGPTEDQQPVPIPFLAVMPGSVFDFIFLLKKELSSEMKENFEKAFEKAISEHGFGGKTSTGHGRFGV, from the coding sequence ATGCGTGATTCTAAAGGTAAAAAAGAAAAGCCGAAAGAACTGGATTTTCGTCCCCTTCCTTCAGTTGTAAATGAGGTTGTGGAAAAATCTCTAAGTAATGAAAATCCCTTTAACTTCGGTCTCTATTTCAACAAATGGCTAAAGGCGGTAAAATCCACCGCCACGGGGCACATCAAGTATCAGTTTCAAACAAAACCTGAAACGGTTTTATCTTCTGGGGGCGGCCATCATCAGGCTGATGAATCAGTGGGATATTACAGGAAAATAAAGCCTTTCCTATTTGAGATTCTTAAGCGCAAGATAGAAGAAAGGGATGGGATTTGCGAAGCTTTCAAAAGGATTGGATACGAGTGTTACCGGTATCGGGCTAAGCTGTTAAGCCCATTGATTGTTGGGCTTGGAAATTCAAATCCTACCGAGCGAGGCTTTACTTTTCACTGGACTATGGGCATTCCCTACATTCCTGCTGAAGGAGTCAAGGGAGTGTTACGGCTTGCGTATCTTGTAAACAAAGCCACGGAGGATGAAAATTTTTTCAGCCATTGGGCTGATGAAGATGCTACTTATTGGGAAAGTCTTAAAGATCTTTTCGGGGCTGGAGTTGAAAGTTCCCAGGGAACTGGTGCCAAAAAAGGAAAAGTAATATTTATGGATGCTCTTCCCGCTGATGTGCCTGAACTTGGGATCGAAATTACCAACTGCCATTACAGGGAATATTACGGTGGGGAAAGAGGACCTACGGAAGATCAGCAGCCTGTGCCTATTCCTTTTTTGGCTGTAATGCCAGGTTCTGTTTTTGACTTCATATTCCTGCTGAAAAAGGAACTTTCATCCGAGATGAAGGAGAATTTTGAAAAAGCCTTTGAAAAAGCTATTTCAGAACATGGTTTTGGCGGAAAGACATCAACAGGTCACGGGCGGTTTGGAGTTTAA
- the cmr5 gene encoding type III-B CRISPR module-associated protein Cmr5: protein MKSLSQERSAFAYEKAKSAFKKIGSMKEFSSFVAGLPAMILQNGLGHTLCFLLAKAANQGDNKYKKDDKHWLAFEALAEWLKERGMLSFDINKPADLIEEITKKGVLEVIAIQEEALRFLEWFKVVSKVFVEDK, encoded by the coding sequence ATGAAAAGTCTGTCCCAAGAAAGATCGGCTTTTGCTTATGAAAAAGCAAAGTCCGCCTTTAAGAAAATTGGTTCAATGAAAGAATTTTCCAGCTTTGTAGCAGGCCTTCCTGCCATGATTCTTCAAAACGGCCTTGGGCATACCTTGTGCTTTCTTCTGGCAAAGGCGGCTAATCAAGGTGACAACAAGTATAAAAAGGACGACAAGCACTGGCTTGCTTTTGAAGCTCTTGCGGAGTGGCTCAAGGAACGAGGAATGCTTTCCTTCGACATAAATAAGCCGGCTGATTTAATTGAGGAAATAACAAAGAAAGGAGTTCTGGAAGTCATAGCGATCCAGGAGGAAGCTTTAAGGTTTCTTGAATGGTTCAAGGTGGTGAGCAAGGTTTTCGTGGAGGATAAGTAG
- the cmr4 gene encoding type III-B CRISPR module RAMP protein Cmr4 — protein MLWGGEKRLCILYPLTPLCAGSGQALGAVDLPIQRERHTAWPMIQASGIKGSMRDWCENAWNDKGTAESIFGKSGETGSNWAGAITVTDARILFFPVRSNVSPFVHVTCPAVLRRLSEDLELLGYNPLPGVPQLSNSDESLALIESMPAQVILEDIVTNVKNNTRLDSLKNFVKNYVPSVKKALIVSDDIFGYLVRTATEVQAHIAIDDASGTTKDGSLRYQEYLPSDSVLYFLAFFSDVRASGVNIKAKDVASKVTMDGVCSHIQIGGDFTLGKGICKVQWVNGGSKQ, from the coding sequence ATGTTGTGGGGTGGAGAAAAAAGGTTGTGCATTCTTTATCCGTTGACACCTCTTTGTGCCGGATCAGGGCAGGCTCTTGGGGCCGTGGATCTTCCCATTCAAAGAGAACGTCACACAGCCTGGCCCATGATTCAGGCTTCCGGTATTAAGGGATCTATGAGAGACTGGTGTGAAAACGCCTGGAATGACAAAGGGACGGCCGAAAGTATCTTTGGCAAATCGGGAGAGACTGGATCCAATTGGGCCGGTGCCATTACCGTTACTGATGCCAGAATTCTATTCTTTCCTGTGAGATCCAATGTATCACCCTTTGTGCATGTAACATGCCCTGCCGTTTTGAGGCGGCTTTCGGAAGATCTGGAACTTCTTGGATATAACCCCCTGCCAGGAGTGCCCCAGCTGTCTAATTCCGATGAATCTCTGGCTTTAATTGAAAGTATGCCTGCCCAGGTTATACTTGAAGATATCGTAACTAATGTAAAAAACAATACCAGGCTGGATAGTCTTAAAAATTTTGTCAAAAACTATGTCCCTTCAGTTAAAAAAGCCCTTATCGTTTCTGATGATATTTTTGGCTATCTGGTCCGAACAGCCACGGAGGTTCAGGCTCACATTGCTATTGACGATGCTAGCGGAACCACAAAGGATGGCTCCCTTAGATACCAGGAATATCTTCCTTCCGACTCGGTTCTATACTTTCTTGCTTTTTTTTCGGATGTCAGAGCTTCAGGAGTCAATATTAAAGCTAAAGATGTAGCTTCCAAAGTAACCATGGACGGCGTTTGCTCTCACATTCAAATCGGCGGAGATTTTACTCTTGGTAAGGGCATCTGCAAGGTTCAATGGGTAAATGGAGGTAGCAAGCAATGA
- a CDS encoding type III-B CRISPR module-associated Cmr3 family protein: MSQEQNFFVEQWLELRPLDTLFFRGGDPMEAGETHETGRPLFPPMPYTVVGALRTAILAQRNLSPDLVKKLRDDEDLDAENLPFWGTPQKSGFRIAGPLFMVGRTLLFPAPANWFRENNKGRDILEIFQALPQDNVPRVFTDRACMVWIKNPPRDAEPVTGSYWVTAKALELSAEQENFQLPVKSRIENIRHDKAMAIPRNALFVLENRVGIARDYSLRTTRRGHLYATKHVRLKEGVFLAVGIDKPLVPSHLDPLGVFQFGGEGRMTRYRILGGDIEPPKPKANRLLLLSPLPWRLAQNEKLTQGAYASGKLIRTGGWDMRKGFHKPVETFFPAGTVFFGKSNPGLCELISF; the protein is encoded by the coding sequence ATGTCGCAGGAACAGAACTTTTTTGTAGAACAATGGCTTGAACTAAGACCGCTGGATACCCTCTTCTTTAGGGGTGGGGATCCGATGGAGGCGGGTGAAACTCATGAGACGGGAAGACCACTTTTTCCGCCCATGCCTTACACTGTAGTCGGAGCCCTGAGAACGGCCATACTGGCTCAGAGAAACCTCTCGCCTGATCTTGTAAAAAAACTTCGAGACGATGAAGACCTCGATGCCGAAAATCTTCCTTTCTGGGGAACTCCTCAGAAAAGCGGTTTCCGGATTGCGGGTCCCCTTTTCATGGTTGGAAGAACTCTACTCTTTCCGGCTCCCGCAAACTGGTTTCGCGAGAATAATAAGGGCAGGGACATTCTGGAAATCTTTCAGGCGCTCCCGCAGGATAATGTGCCCCGGGTGTTCACCGATAGAGCCTGCATGGTCTGGATAAAGAATCCGCCTCGAGATGCAGAGCCCGTAACGGGAAGTTACTGGGTAACTGCAAAGGCTCTTGAATTATCGGCAGAACAGGAAAATTTCCAGCTTCCGGTGAAAAGCCGCATTGAAAATATTAGGCACGATAAAGCCATGGCTATTCCGAGAAATGCACTTTTTGTGCTGGAAAATCGAGTTGGTATTGCCAGGGATTACAGCTTGAGAACAACAAGGCGAGGACATCTTTATGCCACAAAACATGTGCGCTTAAAGGAAGGTGTTTTTCTCGCAGTGGGGATAGACAAACCACTCGTTCCGTCCCATCTGGATCCGTTGGGAGTGTTTCAATTTGGCGGTGAAGGAAGGATGACCCGTTACCGTATTCTTGGAGGGGATATAGAACCCCCGAAGCCAAAGGCAAACAGACTCCTTCTTCTTTCTCCATTGCCCTGGCGGCTGGCTCAAAATGAAAAACTTACGCAGGGAGCCTATGCTTCCGGAAAGCTCATCCGAACTGGCGGCTGGGACATGAGAAAGGGGTTTCACAAACCCGTTGAGACTTTTTTCCCGGCAGGAACGGTATTCTTTGGTAAAAGCAATCCCGGATTGTGTGAACTGATATCTTTTTAA
- the cas10 gene encoding type III-B CRISPR-associated protein Cas10/Cmr2: protein MNLRSDENYWQKKLAAFLHDPPDKVLGLRDHIGRSRELIGELYLTTAEEHLIKKADMIAAGLDRAFLPGKDEGGLVDFIKSPVITHPTSKAHLTMKNSFADTSKDLITLLEDDENQLPRTQPLRSAALFHYFRHILPYRLASSKAGNLSWEWIRLPADSRIPDHTIWQHCALTSALYSCYELSPERKAAVMVFSIVPVQDFIARSRKLRDHWTASLILSWLSSEAMKAVILRYGSDHIIYPWPVGQPLVELFLDILFSFPRDWKPRYSLEIRAATLPNKIVFLVPAGEEKEAAEFVQKSVSGEWKKVAEETKDLVVKKCFRNLQGKVCLEAFERIFDRQVDSFWEYHWAAGPLLTEQEASDWKDFLPGEVFDVVSEYLGKARAHKLPFSLDENQDTHQSAYYSESFFYSLSHDLAQRSLAATKLMPENLRAEEPGIKCHLHTDLEALRFSCLECSIAGRDCVLNPGRKPDPNPRPSLDPCWIEIRKRFSEKEIKQTERLSAIGLIKRLLYRAVPENHPLKEFFKDAAGFPSTTEVSLSDWLRRNDKRIRDAGLKPREVAEIVHRQDSAESEKNEIETVDDVKTKRVLEIIQKASEDDPVHNVDRYYALLVMDGDNMGKLLAGGFSSEWRDVFHPEIVKRLEAKRISKIYQSFWHEIVRKEENKTLMDENRMLSPSVHGAISQALSEYALNTVPRIVKKHSGWLIYAGGDDVCAVFPVSTAVRAARELAEAYNWAFVRLNNGTVAPIVSDDEISEKDRLLVHLGEGKDISISAGLFMAHHKWPLRAAISRAHELLEDAKHKGRAAMSLSLQKRAGGERLFTAGFKDTFWEEVKVWDSFEKLVEAIARKEISSSVIYDLAELEPALLNLEVDKKSFLGLIASRLEKSKVKPMAVALNELALHIAVLLLGGRSDDENKESISTEVIEIAHFVAEAVRRNKAFV, encoded by the coding sequence ATGAACTTGCGAAGTGACGAAAATTACTGGCAGAAAAAACTTGCCGCCTTTCTTCACGATCCGCCTGATAAAGTTCTTGGACTTCGGGATCATATAGGGCGATCCAGGGAATTAATTGGCGAACTCTACCTCACGACGGCGGAAGAGCATCTTATAAAGAAGGCTGACATGATCGCCGCAGGTCTGGATCGCGCCTTTTTGCCCGGAAAGGACGAAGGTGGTCTGGTGGATTTTATAAAAAGCCCGGTCATCACTCATCCCACTTCGAAAGCTCATCTTACTATGAAAAACTCTTTCGCTGATACATCGAAAGACTTGATAACCTTGCTGGAAGACGATGAAAACCAGCTTCCCAGAACTCAACCCTTGCGATCTGCTGCTCTCTTTCATTACTTCCGCCATATCCTGCCCTATCGTCTTGCATCGTCTAAAGCAGGAAACTTGAGCTGGGAGTGGATCCGGCTTCCTGCAGACAGTCGCATACCCGATCATACAATCTGGCAACACTGTGCCCTTACTTCGGCACTCTACTCCTGCTACGAGTTGTCTCCAGAAAGAAAAGCCGCCGTTATGGTTTTCAGCATTGTTCCTGTGCAGGACTTTATTGCCCGATCCCGGAAACTTCGAGATCACTGGACAGCTTCCCTTATTCTCTCCTGGCTTTCTTCAGAAGCAATGAAAGCGGTTATACTCCGCTATGGTTCCGATCACATTATCTACCCCTGGCCTGTGGGGCAACCCCTGGTTGAGCTTTTCCTGGACATCCTGTTCAGTTTTCCCAGGGACTGGAAGCCGAGATATTCCCTGGAAATCCGGGCGGCAACCCTTCCGAATAAGATTGTCTTTCTTGTGCCCGCCGGAGAAGAAAAAGAAGCGGCGGAGTTCGTCCAGAAAAGTGTATCTGGTGAATGGAAGAAGGTCGCTGAGGAAACTAAAGATCTAGTCGTTAAAAAATGCTTCCGGAACCTCCAGGGTAAGGTCTGCCTTGAAGCTTTCGAAAGAATCTTTGATCGTCAGGTGGATAGTTTCTGGGAATATCACTGGGCGGCAGGGCCTCTTCTAACTGAACAAGAAGCTTCAGACTGGAAAGATTTCTTACCTGGAGAAGTTTTTGATGTGGTTTCTGAATACCTGGGGAAAGCCAGAGCGCATAAACTTCCTTTCTCTCTGGACGAAAATCAGGATACTCATCAAAGTGCTTATTATAGCGAAAGCTTTTTCTACAGCCTTTCTCACGACCTGGCTCAACGAAGCCTTGCGGCCACGAAACTTATGCCGGAAAACTTAAGAGCCGAAGAACCAGGTATAAAATGCCATCTCCACACGGATCTTGAAGCCCTGCGCTTTTCCTGCCTTGAGTGCAGTATCGCGGGAAGGGACTGTGTCTTAAATCCCGGTAGAAAACCTGATCCCAACCCAAGACCAAGCCTGGATCCCTGCTGGATAGAAATTCGTAAAAGGTTTTCCGAAAAAGAAATTAAACAAACGGAAAGGCTTTCGGCTATTGGACTTATAAAAAGGCTCCTTTATAGAGCTGTTCCAGAAAACCATCCTCTTAAAGAATTTTTCAAGGATGCCGCGGGGTTTCCGTCCACAACGGAGGTTTCTCTATCGGACTGGCTCAGGAGAAACGACAAAAGAATTAGAGATGCGGGTTTAAAGCCCAGAGAAGTGGCAGAAATCGTTCATCGACAGGACAGCGCTGAAAGTGAGAAAAATGAAATTGAAACCGTTGACGATGTAAAAACAAAGCGGGTCCTGGAAATAATTCAGAAGGCTTCAGAAGACGATCCTGTTCACAATGTTGATCGCTACTACGCCCTTCTTGTGATGGATGGCGACAACATGGGAAAACTTCTTGCAGGAGGATTTTCTTCGGAGTGGCGTGATGTTTTTCATCCGGAAATTGTAAAGCGGCTTGAAGCCAAAAGGATTTCCAAAATATATCAGTCCTTCTGGCATGAAATCGTAAGGAAAGAGGAAAATAAAACCTTAATGGACGAAAATAGAATGCTGTCGCCTTCTGTTCATGGTGCTATATCCCAGGCCCTTTCTGAATACGCTCTAAACACGGTTCCTCGAATTGTTAAGAAACACTCGGGATGGCTCATCTATGCTGGAGGTGACGACGTATGCGCCGTTTTTCCTGTGTCAACGGCTGTTAGAGCGGCAAGGGAGCTTGCTGAAGCCTACAACTGGGCTTTCGTAAGGCTCAACAACGGCACTGTTGCCCCGATAGTCAGTGATGACGAAATTTCCGAAAAAGATCGTCTTCTTGTTCACCTTGGAGAAGGCAAGGACATTTCCATTTCTGCTGGGCTTTTCATGGCCCATCACAAGTGGCCTCTTCGAGCTGCCATCAGCCGGGCTCATGAGCTGCTTGAAGATGCAAAACATAAGGGTCGAGCGGCAATGAGTCTTTCCTTGCAGAAGAGAGCGGGTGGTGAGCGTCTTTTTACGGCAGGTTTTAAGGATACCTTCTGGGAGGAAGTGAAAGTCTGGGATTCTTTTGAAAAGCTCGTGGAAGCAATCGCAAGAAAGGAAATCAGTTCTTCTGTGATTTACGACCTTGCCGAACTGGAACCTGCTCTTCTCAACCTGGAGGTAGATAAAAAGAGCTTTCTAGGGCTTATCGCCTCTCGCCTTGAAAAGAGCAAGGTAAAACCTATGGCAGTGGCTCTTAACGAACTGGCTTTACACATAGCCGTTCTTCTTCTGGGTGGAAGATCTGACGATGAGAACAAAGAATCCATATCAACGGAAGTAATCGAAATAGCCCATTTCGTTGCGGAAGCCGTAAGAAGAAACAAAGCTTTTGTCTAA